Proteins encoded in a region of the Haloarcula sp. CBA1129 genome:
- the artA gene encoding archaeosortase A, producing MSKTVLQAGVDIAGLSFDPVTVSEPLMWLVLVAFLGSAAVAQYDERLARPVGTIGWGLFAAYWLVLAPHFILIQKSVVEGLGSVIAVPLSLYTGYLLWNGRESLLVLTRAIGLMGVIYVPFLTIGPLRQTIIEIVTDQVAFLMTLIGYDPVVVDGLSHNGIDITSKQYPYENTFWFDGNERPITYTIILACTGIGSISIFAGGILAVAAPWRRKLRVLVAAVGIIYVLNLVRNLGIALAFGLQKAQFFPGTVMALFGLSDAQLVSYYIVDRMLAQFGSVIVLVGLTWILMRELPELTVIVEDLLFLVTGTEYDLGPAFEKNQSGPATPGDD from the coding sequence ATGAGTAAGACAGTCCTGCAAGCAGGCGTCGACATCGCTGGACTGTCCTTTGATCCGGTCACGGTCTCGGAGCCGCTGATGTGGCTCGTTCTTGTGGCGTTTCTTGGGAGCGCTGCTGTCGCCCAGTACGACGAACGACTGGCCCGCCCTGTCGGGACCATCGGCTGGGGGCTGTTTGCGGCGTACTGGCTCGTTCTAGCTCCACATTTCATCCTGATACAGAAAAGCGTCGTCGAGGGGCTCGGAAGCGTCATCGCCGTCCCGCTGTCGCTGTACACCGGCTATCTGCTCTGGAACGGCCGGGAGTCGCTGCTGGTGTTGACCCGAGCTATTGGCCTCATGGGCGTCATCTACGTCCCCTTCCTTACCATTGGGCCGCTTCGCCAGACCATCATCGAGATTGTCACGGATCAGGTCGCCTTCCTCATGACGCTCATCGGCTACGACCCCGTGGTCGTCGACGGGCTCTCGCACAACGGCATCGACATCACGTCGAAACAGTACCCCTACGAGAACACGTTCTGGTTCGACGGCAACGAGCGACCGATAACGTACACTATCATCTTGGCGTGTACAGGTATCGGCAGCATCTCTATCTTTGCTGGCGGCATACTGGCGGTCGCGGCGCCGTGGCGACGGAAGCTTCGCGTGCTGGTCGCGGCAGTGGGTATCATCTACGTCTTGAATCTGGTCCGGAATCTCGGGATCGCACTGGCGTTTGGCCTCCAGAAGGCACAGTTCTTCCCGGGAACGGTCATGGCGCTGTTCGGTCTGAGCGACGCACAGCTCGTGTCTTACTACATCGTCGACCGGATGCTGGCGCAGTTTGGCTCCGTCATCGTCCTCGTCGGGCTTACGTGGATACTGATGCGGGAGCTACCGGAACTCACCGTTATTGTCGAGGACCTCCTGTTTCTGGTGACCGGCACGGAGTACGACCTCGGTCCGGCATTTGAAAAGAATCAGTCGGGTCCCGCGACGCCCGGCGACGACTGA